The following are from one region of the Bacillus methanolicus MGA3 genome:
- a CDS encoding YtrH family sporulation protein: MKQEPFFIGLIESYFIALGVLLGGALIGGMAAFLTGKPPLTEIYRIATSIRIWAIIAAIGGTFDTVYSFERGLLDGETKDIFKQFLLILSALGGAKTGALLINWLTQEYTSS; the protein is encoded by the coding sequence ATGAAACAAGAACCATTTTTTATTGGACTTATTGAATCTTATTTTATTGCTCTCGGAGTTTTGCTCGGAGGCGCGTTGATCGGAGGGATGGCTGCGTTTTTAACCGGGAAGCCCCCGCTAACAGAAATCTATCGTATTGCCACGTCTATTCGGATATGGGCGATTATTGCGGCTATTGGTGGAACGTTTGATACCGTGTACAGCTTTGAACGAGGTTTGCTTGATGGAGAAACAAAGGATATTTTTAAACAGTTCTTGTTGATTCTTTCCGCACTCGGAGGAGCAAAAACCGGTGCTTTGCTCATAAATTGGTTGACGCAGGAGTATACCTCTTCATGA
- the dnaE gene encoding DNA polymerase III subunit alpha: protein MSFIHLHVYSSYSLLTSTITIEQLVSEAKNKRFPALALTDRNVMYAAVAFYKECLKHSIKPILGLTVDVLSELSESSSFPLVLLAKNQTGFQNLLKITSVVQTKSPQGIPIKWLRHYAQGLFALTPGIEGEIEHYLLNNEPEKAKQAALSLAGLFEENSFYISLQNHGIKVEQQLIPELARLAEETGIGIVATNRVHYLEQKDAFAHECMLAIKNGEKLQDEGRERLGSDQFYFKTAEEMTELFYEYPDALENTIHIAEQCNVLLEMDKQFLPKYPVPDGETADSFLEKLCLQGLNERYKDRAEEHKERLMYELGVIKRMKFSDYFLIVWDFMKFARGRGILTGPGRGSAAGSIVAYVLYITDVDPIEHQLLFERFLNPERISMPDIDIDFPDNRREEVIEYVVEKYGELHVAQIITFGTLAAKAAIRDVGRVFGLNAKELDRLSKMIPSRLGVSLKEAYKESEQLRTFVNESKLNRKLFETALKLEGLPRHTSTHAAGVVISEEPLINVIPIQSGHDKVYLTQYSMEHLEDIGLLKMDFLGLRNLSLIEAIIQSIQRKTGKKINIHDIPLDDPKTFELLSKGDTTGIFQLESEGMRKVLTRLMPTRFEDIVAVNALYRPGPMENIPLYIDRKHGREKTDYPHPDLEPILKNTYGVIVYQEQIMQIASKMAGFSLGEADLLRRAVGKKQRDVLDKERHHFVKGALNKGYSEQTANQIYDLIVKFANYGFNRSHAVAYSFIAYQLAYLKAHYPLYFMAALLTSVSGNETKIAQYVRELKQMGMKILPPSINKSGYSFQVENGAIRYSLSSIKGVGIAVLKEIFQARRTKPFDDLFDFCLRVSAKAVNRKTLEALIHSGSFDEFGQDRAVLLATIDIAMEHAQLVKPDDTNQYDLFSEEEFLLKPKYMQVDPINIEDKLAFEKEVLGFYLSEHPVSAYEDLLKRAAVQQLAELAQSRRSAIIAAYITELKKIRTKKGEAMAFLTLSDPSGEIEAVVFPAPFKKLSGILKQGSILLFEGKIEERERHKQFIIQNAKDIRQMEDHLKTEGPKLYLKIETEKQSPEQLQFLKSIIRKYKGRTRIVLYYERADKTILLSDEDRIDPSEECLNELKDFLGKSNVVLRK from the coding sequence GTGTCTTTTATTCACCTTCATGTATATAGTTCATACAGTCTTCTTACCAGCACAATTACGATCGAACAATTGGTCAGCGAAGCAAAGAACAAGCGGTTTCCGGCATTGGCATTAACTGATCGCAATGTCATGTATGCCGCTGTTGCTTTTTATAAAGAGTGTTTAAAGCATTCGATTAAGCCTATTTTAGGGCTGACAGTAGATGTCTTAAGCGAATTATCAGAATCAAGTTCTTTTCCGCTTGTGTTATTGGCAAAAAATCAAACAGGATTTCAAAATCTATTAAAAATCACAAGTGTTGTCCAAACGAAATCTCCACAAGGAATTCCGATTAAGTGGCTCAGGCATTATGCTCAAGGACTATTTGCCTTGACGCCGGGAATTGAAGGAGAAATTGAGCATTATTTACTAAATAATGAACCGGAAAAAGCGAAGCAGGCAGCGCTTTCTCTTGCCGGTCTATTTGAAGAAAATTCTTTCTATATTAGCTTGCAAAACCACGGAATAAAAGTTGAGCAGCAATTGATTCCGGAATTGGCAAGGCTTGCGGAAGAAACCGGAATCGGGATTGTTGCAACAAATCGTGTCCATTACTTAGAACAGAAAGATGCATTTGCCCACGAATGTATGCTGGCAATCAAAAATGGTGAAAAACTGCAGGATGAGGGCCGCGAACGGCTTGGGAGCGATCAATTTTATTTCAAAACAGCAGAGGAAATGACAGAGTTATTTTATGAATATCCCGATGCGCTGGAAAATACGATTCATATTGCTGAACAATGCAATGTTCTTCTCGAAATGGATAAACAATTTCTTCCAAAGTATCCGGTGCCTGACGGCGAAACCGCAGACAGTTTTCTCGAAAAACTTTGTTTGCAAGGATTGAATGAGAGATATAAGGATAGAGCAGAAGAGCATAAAGAACGTTTAATGTATGAGCTAGGCGTGATCAAGAGGATGAAGTTCAGTGATTATTTTCTGATCGTTTGGGATTTTATGAAGTTTGCACGCGGCCGGGGGATTTTAACGGGACCTGGCAGGGGATCTGCAGCTGGCTCCATCGTGGCCTATGTTCTTTATATAACAGATGTTGATCCGATTGAGCATCAGCTGCTTTTTGAACGGTTTTTGAATCCCGAACGGATTTCCATGCCTGATATCGATATCGATTTTCCTGACAACCGCCGCGAGGAAGTAATCGAATATGTTGTGGAAAAATACGGCGAGCTTCATGTTGCGCAAATTATTACGTTTGGAACGCTGGCGGCTAAAGCGGCGATCAGAGACGTTGGCAGGGTATTTGGCCTTAATGCAAAAGAATTGGATAGGCTTTCGAAAATGATTCCATCAAGGCTTGGAGTCAGTTTGAAAGAAGCTTACAAGGAATCAGAACAGCTTCGAACATTTGTGAATGAATCGAAATTGAACCGAAAGCTGTTTGAAACGGCCTTAAAGCTTGAGGGCTTGCCAAGACATACATCAACACATGCAGCCGGAGTTGTCATAAGCGAAGAGCCGCTTATTAATGTCATCCCGATCCAGAGCGGCCATGATAAAGTCTATTTAACTCAGTATTCAATGGAACATCTTGAAGATATCGGATTATTAAAAATGGATTTTCTCGGTTTAAGAAACTTATCATTAATCGAAGCAATCATTCAATCCATTCAAAGAAAAACAGGGAAAAAGATAAATATTCACGATATTCCTCTAGATGATCCAAAAACTTTTGAGTTATTAAGCAAGGGAGATACGACAGGAATTTTTCAGCTTGAATCAGAAGGAATGCGAAAAGTGTTGACTCGTTTAATGCCAACGAGGTTTGAAGATATCGTTGCGGTTAATGCACTTTACCGCCCGGGCCCAATGGAAAATATCCCGCTTTATATCGATCGGAAGCACGGGCGCGAAAAGACAGACTATCCGCATCCCGATCTTGAGCCAATCTTAAAAAATACGTATGGTGTTATTGTCTATCAAGAGCAGATTATGCAAATTGCTTCAAAAATGGCAGGGTTTTCTCTCGGGGAAGCGGATCTCCTTCGGCGCGCTGTCGGGAAAAAACAGCGTGATGTCCTAGATAAAGAACGGCATCATTTCGTGAAAGGGGCACTGAATAAGGGCTACAGCGAACAAACAGCCAATCAAATTTATGATTTGATTGTTAAATTTGCCAATTACGGATTTAACCGCAGCCATGCAGTGGCATACAGCTTTATCGCCTATCAACTTGCCTATTTAAAGGCACATTATCCGCTTTATTTTATGGCGGCCCTTCTTACATCTGTTTCCGGAAACGAAACAAAAATCGCACAATATGTTCGCGAACTAAAGCAAATGGGTATGAAGATTCTCCCCCCTTCAATAAACAAAAGCGGCTATTCGTTTCAAGTTGAAAACGGGGCAATCCGCTACAGCCTCTCAAGCATTAAAGGTGTGGGGATAGCGGTATTAAAGGAGATTTTTCAGGCACGAAGGACAAAACCGTTTGATGATTTATTTGATTTTTGTTTGCGAGTATCTGCAAAGGCGGTCAATCGAAAGACTCTTGAAGCTCTTATTCATTCAGGAAGTTTTGATGAGTTTGGGCAAGACCGGGCCGTTTTGCTTGCCACCATTGATATTGCAATGGAACATGCCCAGCTTGTAAAACCTGATGACACGAACCAGTATGATTTATTTTCAGAGGAAGAGTTTTTACTTAAACCAAAATATATGCAGGTGGATCCGATCAACATTGAAGACAAACTTGCATTTGAAAAAGAAGTATTAGGTTTTTACTTATCAGAACACCCTGTTTCCGCATATGAAGATTTACTGAAAAGAGCAGCCGTTCAACAGCTGGCAGAACTTGCTCAAAGCCGCCGGTCTGCGATTATTGCCGCTTATATTACAGAATTAAAGAAAATCAGGACCAAAAAAGGGGAAGCGATGGCATTTTTGACTTTAAGCGATCCAAGCGGAGAAATAGAGGCCGTTGTATTTCCGGCTCCTTTTAAAAAATTAAGCGGGATTCTAAAACAAGGAAGTATTCTACTATTTGAAGGAAAGATTGAAGAACGTGAGAGACATAAACAATTCATTATTCAAAATGCAAAGGATATCCGACAAATGGAAGACCACTTGAAAACAGAAGGCCCTAAGTTATATTTAAAAATCGAAACAGAAAAGCAATCACCGGAACAACTGCAATTTTTAAAATCGATCATTCGAAAATATAAAGGGAGAACAAGAATTGTCCTTTATTACGAGCGGGCTGATAAAACAATATTGCTGTCTGACGAGGACAGAATCGATCCATCGGAAGAGTGTCTGAATGAACTGAAAGATTTTTTGGGCAAGAGCAATGTTGTTTTGAGGAAATAA
- a CDS encoding metal-dependent hydrolase: MKVSYHGHSVVKIETNGKTIFIDPFISGNGLTDLKLDDVKPDVIIITHAHGDHVGDAIEVAKKNNSLVIANFELATYLSWQGLNTHGMHIGGAYEFDFGKVKLTPAFHGTGIITEKNEIIYGGMPAGVLVMAEGKTIYHAGDTALFSDMKLIGERHPIDLAFLPIGDNFTMGPEDAAYAAKLLNPKIVVPIHYNTFPPIKQDPQKFIDMLEGVSGKVLRAGEAIEL, encoded by the coding sequence ATGAAGGTCTCTTACCACGGTCATTCTGTTGTAAAAATTGAAACGAACGGAAAAACAATTTTCATTGACCCTTTTATTTCTGGAAATGGTTTAACTGATTTAAAGTTAGATGATGTCAAGCCCGATGTGATTATTATCACCCATGCCCATGGCGATCATGTTGGAGATGCAATTGAAGTTGCAAAGAAAAATAACTCTCTTGTCATTGCAAATTTTGAATTAGCTACATATTTAAGCTGGCAAGGACTCAATACTCATGGAATGCATATTGGGGGAGCATATGAATTTGATTTTGGAAAAGTTAAATTAACACCGGCTTTTCATGGCACCGGGATCATTACGGAAAAGAACGAAATTATTTATGGTGGAATGCCTGCCGGGGTTCTTGTTATGGCTGAAGGCAAAACGATATACCATGCAGGAGATACGGCCTTGTTTTCAGATATGAAGCTGATTGGCGAGCGTCATCCGATTGATCTCGCATTTTTGCCAATCGGCGACAATTTTACTATGGGGCCTGAGGATGCGGCGTATGCAGCAAAATTGCTCAATCCAAAAATAGTGGTTCCGATCCACTATAATACGTTTCCACCGATAAAGCAGGATCCGCAAAAATTTATTGATATGCTAGAAGGTGTAAGCGGGAAAGTCCTTCGCGCAGGGGAAGCAATTGAACTCTAA
- a CDS encoding DHH family phosphoesterase encodes MKEKILEAIEQYDTIIVHRHVRPDPDAYGSQGGLVEILKASYPEKQVYAVGKEEPTLHYLRRLDTISDETYKGALVIICDTANTERICDSRYHLGDKLIKIDHHPNEDPYGDLMWVDTDASSVSEMIYEFYLFGKEKGLKMTDEAARLLYAGIVGDTGRFLYPSTTEKTFGYAGELIRYGFSRTELYDKMYELKPNVVKLHGYILQNFDIRPSGVASMVLTKELLEEYKVKPAEASLLVGSLRNIEGILAWAFFIEEEDQIRVRLRSKGPIINSVARKYKGGGHPLAAGASIYSWEEKESVLRDMDQACMHQ; translated from the coding sequence ATGAAAGAGAAAATTTTAGAAGCTATTGAGCAATATGATACAATTATTGTCCATCGGCATGTACGGCCTGATCCAGATGCCTACGGTTCCCAGGGAGGATTGGTAGAAATTCTGAAGGCGTCTTATCCAGAGAAACAAGTTTACGCAGTTGGAAAGGAAGAGCCAACCCTTCATTATCTGCGCAGGCTTGATACGATATCAGATGAAACTTATAAAGGTGCGCTAGTTATTATTTGCGACACAGCAAATACAGAGAGGATTTGTGATAGCCGTTATCATCTTGGTGATAAATTGATAAAAATTGACCATCATCCAAATGAAGACCCTTACGGGGATTTAATGTGGGTAGATACGGATGCAAGTTCTGTAAGTGAAATGATTTATGAGTTTTATTTATTTGGAAAAGAGAAAGGTCTGAAAATGACAGATGAAGCAGCAAGGCTTTTGTATGCCGGAATTGTCGGAGATACGGGAAGGTTTCTTTATCCGAGCACGACTGAAAAAACGTTTGGGTATGCTGGCGAACTGATTCGTTACGGATTTTCACGAACGGAATTGTATGATAAGATGTATGAACTTAAGCCAAATGTCGTTAAATTACACGGTTATATTTTACAAAACTTTGATATTCGTCCGAGCGGTGTCGCATCAATGGTTTTAACAAAAGAGCTGCTTGAAGAATACAAGGTGAAACCTGCTGAAGCTTCTTTATTAGTTGGTTCGCTTAGAAATATTGAGGGAATTTTGGCTTGGGCCTTTTTTATAGAAGAAGAGGATCAAATTCGCGTTAGGCTGCGCTCAAAAGGCCCGATTATTAACAGTGTTGCCAGAAAATATAAAGGAGGCGGACATCCGCTTGCTGCCGGTGCTTCCATTTACTCATGGGAAGAGAAAGAATCAGTGTTAAGAGATATGGATCAGGCGTGTATGCACCAGTAA
- the ald gene encoding alanine dehydrogenase, translated as MRIGVPAELKNNENRVAMTPAGVVNLVHFGHEVYIEKGAGLGSGFTDEDYVSAGAKIVDTAEEAWSMDMIMKVKEPLLSEYRYFREGLILFTYLHLAPEPELTKALIEKKVVGIAYETVQLPNGALPLLTPMSEVAGRMAPQIGAQFLEKVNGGKGILLSGVPGVQRAKVTIIGGGMAGTNAAKVAIGLGAKVTIIDLNPDRLRQLDDIFGSDVTTLMSNPYNIAEAVKESDLVIGAVLIPGAKAPKLVTEDMIKSMTPGSVVVDIAVDQGGIFATTDRITTHDNPTYVKHGVVHYAVANIPGAVPRTSTIALTNVTVPYAIQIANKGYKQACLDNEALLKGINTLNGNVTYKAVAEAHNLEYADTKTLLEQM; from the coding sequence ATGCGAATTGGAGTACCTGCAGAATTAAAGAATAATGAAAACCGTGTGGCAATGACTCCTGCAGGTGTTGTTAACCTTGTTCATTTCGGACATGAAGTTTATATTGAAAAAGGAGCCGGACTTGGTTCTGGATTTACAGATGAAGATTATGTTTCAGCCGGGGCAAAAATTGTAGATACGGCAGAAGAAGCATGGTCGATGGATATGATTATGAAAGTGAAAGAACCTCTTCTGAGCGAATACCGCTATTTCCGTGAAGGTTTAATTTTATTTACATACTTACATTTAGCTCCTGAACCGGAATTAACAAAAGCCTTGATTGAAAAGAAAGTAGTTGGCATTGCTTATGAAACTGTACAATTGCCAAACGGTGCTCTTCCTTTATTGACACCAATGAGTGAAGTAGCCGGACGGATGGCCCCGCAAATCGGCGCGCAATTCCTTGAAAAAGTTAATGGCGGAAAAGGAATTTTGTTATCCGGCGTCCCAGGTGTGCAGAGAGCAAAAGTAACTATTATCGGCGGCGGTATGGCCGGAACTAATGCTGCTAAAGTGGCGATCGGGCTTGGTGCAAAAGTAACGATCATTGATTTAAATCCCGATCGGCTTCGCCAGCTTGACGATATTTTTGGATCAGATGTTACGACGCTTATGTCAAATCCTTATAACATAGCAGAAGCGGTTAAGGAATCGGACCTTGTCATTGGCGCTGTACTAATTCCTGGTGCAAAAGCTCCTAAACTTGTTACAGAGGATATGATCAAATCAATGACACCAGGATCTGTTGTTGTCGATATTGCGGTCGATCAGGGCGGAATTTTCGCGACGACTGACCGGATTACAACTCATGACAACCCTACTTATGTAAAGCATGGAGTAGTCCACTATGCAGTTGCTAATATACCTGGTGCCGTTCCGCGTACGTCTACAATCGCTTTAACGAATGTTACCGTTCCATATGCCATTCAAATTGCTAATAAAGGCTATAAGCAAGCATGCCTTGATAATGAAGCCCTTTTGAAAGGGATTAACACTCTTAATGGTAATGTTACGTACAAGGCAGTTGCAGAAGCGCATAATCTTGAATATGCTGATACAAAAACACTTCTTGAACAAATGTAA
- a CDS encoding CBS domain-containing protein, translating to MATKHEQILRYIDELPVGEKISVRQIAKALNVSEGTAYRAIKDAEIKGYVSTIERVGTIRIERKKKENIEKLTFAEVVNIVDGQVLGGKAGLHKTLNKFVIGAMKLEAMMRYTGAGNLLIVGNRTKAHELALKAGAAVLITGGFDTEEDVKKLADELQLPIISTSYDTFTVATMINRAIYDQLIKKEIVLVEDILTPLSETIYLTINDHVSDWYKYNNETMHSRFPVVDHNMKVQGMVTSKDIIGHPPETPIEKIMTKNPITVSGKTSVASSSHIMVWEGIEVLPVVDDSNKLEGIISRQDVLKALQMIQRQPQVGETLDDIVTSQLTVVQDKTKGENVFRCEVTPQMTNHLGSLSYGVFTTIVTEAANRVLRSYKKGDLVVENMTTYFIKPVQIDSKLEVYPRVLEVGRKFGKVDVEVFNEGVLVGKAMMMCQLIDRS from the coding sequence TTGGCAACGAAGCATGAACAAATCTTGCGATATATTGATGAACTTCCGGTAGGGGAAAAAATATCTGTCCGCCAGATCGCCAAGGCGCTCAACGTAAGTGAAGGAACGGCGTACAGAGCAATTAAAGACGCAGAAATCAAAGGGTACGTCAGCACGATTGAACGGGTCGGAACAATTCGCATCGAACGAAAGAAAAAAGAAAATATAGAAAAACTGACTTTTGCGGAAGTTGTAAACATTGTTGATGGCCAGGTTTTGGGCGGCAAGGCTGGTTTGCATAAAACCCTTAATAAATTTGTTATCGGTGCGATGAAGCTCGAAGCAATGATGAGATATACCGGGGCAGGAAACCTGCTAATTGTAGGAAACAGGACAAAAGCCCATGAGCTTGCCCTTAAAGCTGGAGCTGCCGTCCTTATAACAGGCGGGTTTGATACGGAAGAGGACGTAAAAAAACTGGCAGATGAGCTTCAGCTTCCGATTATTTCAACGAGCTATGATACATTTACCGTTGCAACAATGATTAACCGCGCTATTTATGACCAACTGATAAAAAAAGAAATTGTCCTCGTAGAAGATATTCTTACACCTCTTTCAGAGACAATATATTTAACAATAAATGATCATGTTTCCGATTGGTATAAATATAACAACGAAACCATGCACAGCCGGTTTCCTGTCGTTGATCACAATATGAAGGTACAAGGAATGGTGACATCAAAGGATATTATCGGTCATCCACCGGAAACGCCGATTGAGAAAATCATGACAAAAAATCCGATAACAGTTAGCGGAAAAACGAGTGTTGCTTCTTCATCACATATCATGGTTTGGGAAGGAATTGAAGTATTGCCAGTTGTAGATGACAGCAATAAGCTTGAAGGGATTATCAGCAGGCAGGATGTTCTAAAAGCATTGCAAATGATACAACGACAGCCACAAGTAGGGGAAACGCTCGATGATATTGTGACTAGTCAATTAACTGTAGTCCAGGATAAAACAAAAGGCGAAAATGTTTTCCGTTGTGAAGTAACACCGCAAATGACGAACCATCTTGGTTCTCTTTCATACGGAGTATTCACCACAATTGTGACGGAAGCGGCTAATCGAGTTCTTAGAAGCTATAAAAAAGGCGATCTCGTTGTCGAGAACATGACGACCTATTTTATTAAACCTGTGCAAATCGACAGCAAGTTAGAGGTTTATCCGAGAGTTCTCGAAGTAGGGCGGAAATTCGGGAAAGTTGATGTTGAGGTCTTTAACGAAGGGGTACTAGTCGGAAAGGCTATGATGATGTGCCAGCTTATTGATCGGAGCTAG
- a CDS encoding YtpI family protein, which produces MPVLAILIVMSLSFYVFYKIKYIRSTRPAERQWISAKSRIALGLFVGLFGLNQLFLYHTTVTYIVAALFIIVGGFSVWGGIKAYKFYLPYAVKEAEELSNN; this is translated from the coding sequence ATGCCTGTATTAGCCATTTTAATTGTAATGTCACTTTCTTTCTATGTATTTTATAAAATTAAATACATCAGGTCCACCCGGCCTGCAGAAAGGCAATGGATCTCAGCCAAATCGAGAATTGCCCTCGGTTTATTTGTTGGGTTGTTTGGCTTAAATCAACTGTTTCTTTATCACACAACAGTCACCTATATTGTCGCAGCTCTGTTTATCATTGTCGGAGGATTCAGTGTCTGGGGCGGCATAAAAGCTTATAAATTTTATCTTCCGTACGCTGTCAAAGAAGCTGAGGAGCTTTCAAACAATTAG
- the ytrI gene encoding sporulation membrane protein YtrI, with protein sequence MRIPPYYRQTGWQRFLAGMAIGGFISWIIFLYIFGSWQEIQSKEIQRQKDEIADLKKAVKIWQGDFNKLNEKNQEQLTVQNIKVKITNFEKYKLDLLSVSELEEMIKEDIDMVMAKDLESVYNNKDLIKKVIENKVFVLNDKRFKLQVKEMIVYTTLQIQLQIIMDG encoded by the coding sequence ATGAGAATTCCTCCTTACTACCGGCAGACTGGCTGGCAAAGGTTCCTCGCAGGTATGGCAATCGGCGGATTTATAAGCTGGATTATTTTTTTATATATTTTTGGCTCATGGCAGGAGATTCAAAGCAAGGAAATACAGCGACAGAAAGATGAAATAGCGGATCTAAAGAAAGCAGTAAAGATCTGGCAGGGAGATTTTAATAAGTTGAATGAAAAAAATCAAGAACAGTTAACTGTTCAGAATATTAAAGTCAAAATCACAAATTTCGAAAAATATAAACTTGATCTGCTCAGTGTTTCAGAACTTGAAGAAATGATAAAAGAAGATATCGACATGGTGATGGCTAAAGATCTCGAATCCGTTTATAATAACAAGGACTTGATTAAAAAAGTCATTGAAAATAAAGTATTTGTATTAAACGATAAACGATTCAAACTGCAAGTAAAAGAAATGATCGTCTATACTACATTGCAAATCCAGTTGCAAATAATTATGGACGGCTGA
- a CDS encoding M24 family metallopeptidase, whose protein sequence is MNHRLEKLSQWMKETGTDVCFLTSPENVFYLSGFLSEPHERLLGLAVFQEDEPFLICPGMEKNDAKRSGWNYEIIGYSDIDNPWELVHKAIQNRLTKANTIAIEKEHMNVERFEQVTSLFPGASIVSAEEKLRKLRMVKDEKELSAIREACALADFAIETGVAELKEGKTELDVLAAIEYALKKKGVTEMSFSTMVLTGVNAASPHGTPGLKKIQKGDLVLFDLGVIVDGYCSDITRTVAYGDINEKQAAIYETVFKAQKAALEAIKPGVLCSEVDLAARRTISEAGYGEFFPHRLGHGLGISVHEYPSLTETNNLALEEGMVFTVEPGIYVPEVAGVRIEDDVAVTSNGIEILTKYPKELQIIK, encoded by the coding sequence ATGAATCACCGACTTGAAAAGTTATCACAATGGATGAAAGAAACCGGTACAGATGTATGCTTTTTAACGTCGCCGGAGAATGTGTTTTATTTGAGCGGGTTTTTAAGCGAACCGCACGAACGGCTTCTTGGCCTGGCTGTTTTTCAAGAAGATGAACCGTTTTTAATCTGTCCGGGAATGGAGAAAAATGACGCAAAACGTTCCGGTTGGAATTATGAAATAATCGGGTACAGTGATATCGACAACCCATGGGAACTTGTACATAAAGCCATACAAAATCGCCTTACAAAAGCAAATACAATTGCGATCGAAAAAGAGCATATGAATGTTGAGAGGTTTGAACAAGTTACATCGCTTTTCCCGGGAGCAAGCATTGTTTCAGCAGAAGAAAAGCTGCGCAAACTCCGAATGGTAAAAGATGAAAAGGAATTAAGCGCCATTCGCGAAGCATGCGCATTAGCCGATTTTGCCATTGAAACCGGAGTTGCAGAATTAAAAGAAGGAAAAACTGAGCTGGATGTACTTGCTGCCATCGAATATGCGCTAAAGAAAAAAGGCGTAACCGAGATGTCATTTTCAACAATGGTATTAACAGGGGTGAACGCTGCTTCACCGCACGGAACCCCCGGACTAAAAAAAATTCAAAAAGGTGATCTTGTCCTCTTTGACCTTGGTGTTATCGTTGACGGATATTGTTCGGATATTACGCGAACAGTAGCTTATGGCGACATCAATGAAAAACAGGCTGCAATTTACGAAACGGTTTTTAAAGCACAAAAAGCTGCGCTGGAAGCAATCAAACCAGGGGTTTTATGCTCAGAAGTTGATCTCGCAGCACGCCGAACTATTTCGGAAGCCGGCTATGGGGAATTCTTCCCGCATCGACTTGGCCACGGGCTGGGGATCAGCGTTCATGAATATCCTTCTTTAACTGAAACAAACAATCTTGCTCTTGAAGAGGGAATGGTTTTTACAGTCGAACCAGGCATTTACGTTCCAGAAGTTGCTGGAGTGAGAATCGAAGATGATGTTGCAGTGACTTCAAACGGAATCGAGATATTAACGAAATACCCGAAAGAGCTTCAAATTATAAAGTAA